The Oscillatoria acuminata PCC 6304 genomic interval TGGAATTTACCACTGCTGAGGACTATTTGCGCCAGTTGCAACAGCAGGGGGAGTTTCCCGTCTGGACTGATGAATTATATCTGGAATTTCATCGCGGCTGTTATACCACTCACGGCGACCAAAAACAATGGAATCGCCGTTGTGAGGGGTTATTATATGAAGCGGAATTGTGGGCAGCAGTCGCGACAAGGGTGACGGGAACGGAGTATCCGAAAGGGCAAATTGAAGCGGCTTGGAAAGCGGTATTATTGAATCAATTTCACGATATTTTACCCGGTTCCTCGATTCCGGAGGTGTATCTGGATGCCAATCTCGGTTGGCAGGAAGCGGAAGAACAGGGACGGGAAGTGTTAGAACGGGCATTCGAGGCGATCGCCTCACAAGTTGCCGGGGTTCCTCCGGCATCGATACTATCCGCCCAACCGATAATTGTATTTAACTCTCTCAATTGGCAGCGATCGCAAGTGGTTTCCCTAGAGTTACCCGAATCTGCTGCAACTGGGATGGAATGGCAAGTGTATGATAGTCAGGGAAATCGAGTGCGATCGCAACTCACCCCCACTCATTTATTGTGTGAATGCCAGGATATCCCCTCCATTGGCTATCGCATTTTTTGGTTAGGGCAATCCGAACTCAATCCCAATTCTTCCTCCCCAGAACCCGATGGCGAATTTATCCTAGAAACGGACAAACTGCGCGTTATTATTGACCCCAAAACTGGCAATATTAGCAGTATTTATGATAAAATAAACAATTGGGAAATTCTCAAAGAACCGGGCAACCAACTCCAAGCCTTTGAAGATAAAGGCCAATATTGGGATGCTTGGAATATTGACCCCAATTATTCCCAACATCCGCTTCCTCCCCCTACCCTAAAACAGATTCAATGGATAGAACGGGGGGAATTGCAACAACGAGTGCAAGTGATTCGCCAATTGGGACAATCTGACTTTATTCAAGAGTATATCCTCCAAGCGGACTCCCCCTGGGTAAAAATTGCCACAACGGTCAATTGGCAAGACCGCCATGTAATGGTAAAAGCCGCATTTCCCCTGACAGTTGAGGCGGATTTTGCCACCTATGAAACCCCTTGTGGTGCAGTGTCACGAACCACCCGACCCCAAACCCCGGAGGAAAAAGCCAAATGGGAAGTTCCCGCTTTAAAATGGGCAGATTTAAGTGGAGAACCCGGGGGAGTGAGTCTCCTCAATGATTGTAAATATGGTTACGATGCCACCCCCAATCAACTGCGTCTGACCCTCCTACGCGGTTCAACTTGGCCCGACCCCGAGGCGGATTTAGGGTGGCATCAATTCACCTATTGCATTTATCCGCATGGGGGAAATTGGCAGTCCGCAAAAACCGTCCGCCAGGGGTATGAATTGAACTTACCCTTGCAGGTTCGTCCCCTGGAATCCGTCTCAGAAAGGGGTGACAGTTCGGGAGATTTGAGGGGCAGTTTTTTACAGTTGTCGGGAGAGAGTCTGGTCTTGATGGCATTCAAGCAGTCAGAAATTGATGAAACAAAATGGATTATGCGGTGTTATGAATCAGAAGGAAAAGAGGCGGAATTAGTGGTTCAGAAGGAATGGAAGAGTTTGCAAGGGGTAGATTTATTAGAGCAAAAATTAGAGGAGGGTAAGGTTTGGCCTAAGGGGGAAGTTGTGCCAATTTCACCTTGGAAAGTGGTGACTTTTCAATTAGAGGATTGAGGGGGGATGGGTTAAGTTGATGATTCGGAAACGACTGAAGTCGTGGGGTTGAACCTGAAAAAGCTGCAATTTTCCCCTTTGTAGTAATGATCTCAGTCGTTTCCAAATTCGCGAATCGCAGAGTATAAACGTTAAATATACTTGTCTTCCATTAACTCAAACTTAGCAGTAATACCAAATCCGGTTGGTAAAAGTCTATTTTATTCTTTAGCCCGCGCAGGCGGGCTTTGTTCGTATAGCCCCAGGCTTGAGCCTGTGGGTTTTTATAGACCTGATCCAACCGAATTCCGTATAACCTGATTTATTTTCGTGCTTTAAATTCCTGCCATTTAGCCTTGATCCAAACCCATAAAGTTTTCCCCAATAAAAGAGAGATGCGGCGAAAGATATTCCAATAAACGGTTAATTTCCCCAAGGGATTATTATTATTGGCGTGAATGTACCGTTCTTCCTCAATAATGTTCTCAGCCATTTCCAGGGTAGAGACACGCTGGGGAGAACGTTTCAACCACTGGATGAGGGCGCGGATCACTTTTTGCTGCCGAGTCAGTCGTTGTCCGATGAGAATCTCTGAGGCGAGGGTGGGGTAACGCTGATCGAGTTCGGCTAAGGTGCGATCGCCCCACTCTCGGATTTCCGGACTGGTACTTTCAGTCAGTTCCTGACAGAGTTTCCAAGCCAGACGCAGTTTCCCATCGCCTTCGTAGGCTTTGACTAAGGCTTTTTTCGCTTTAAAGAGAGTACCCGGATGGAGTTCATTGACTAAGACGGCTTCTAATTGGGCGATCGCCTCGGCATAATCCCCCGCCTTCAGTTGCGCTAATCCCGCTTGTAAATTTCGATTGGCCATAGCATCATTGGCATTTCTATTGGATAGGCTGCTAGTAAACCAAATGCCCTTTTTACCCCTCCAGATATCATAGCCTAATTCGGTACATTTCTGTTCAAACTCCTGCTAATTTTTACATTTATATATAAAATCCAGCTAGACCAGACCTTGAATAACGGGACTGAACTAGCTGGAAAAATAGAGATTGAAAGAAATTGAAATGCTAGACGCTGTTTTTAAACCACCGTGCGAGGACTCCGAGCACCGAGGGTCGCGCCAATCAAGGATGCCACTAGCCCTAACAAGGAACCAAATAAAAATGACCAACCGGCGCGGGCCACATTGTCTGCGATATTACGGGCCTCAGCAGGTGTGAGATTTTGTGTTCCCGGGTCTACATTGACGCGATCGGCAATTTCTCCCGCATTGGCCATCACAATTCCGAAGGTTCCGGATACACCACTCGCCAGTAACCATGAACTAAGTGCTAAAGTGGTGGCCCACAAAATTGCTCCGTTTAATAGGGCTGTATTTTTGTTCATCGGTCCACAGGTGCGAGCCATGATCCAAGACCCCACCAGTAGAGCAATAAATAAACTAATAATGGACCAAATTCCCACTCCCAAACCAATAGCATCAGGGTCAGCTTGGCCATCGGCTGCACCCACGCTCATCCCGATCGCCACTCCCAGAGCACTTAATACCAATTGGGTACTAATCGCAATCACGATTCCTGCAAAAATTGGGCCCCACCGCACGCGATCGTGATAATCGACCACAGGGTTTTGCATCATGGCTGGTTCGGCAATATTGACTCCGCCTCGATTTCCATAAGTCATTGTTACTATCTCCCTTACCCTACTTTCGTTATTTTTTTTTTAAGCAAAATGCTGGCACTGGGGGGAATGCCTGCATCAATATGGATACACTGTAAGGCCGATTTGCTAATCGATCTATCTATCTAGGGTTATAAGTTAATCCAATGAAAACCGACAAAAACTCAATCGTCAGGTAGAGGGGAGAACCTATTACTTTTTCTAATATAGAAATATAGAAGATAAATGTAACAAAACTTTAAGGAGATCTCCATGACGCTTTACAAAATTGAGGATTTTTATCCTAACTATCGGAACGATTTGTTTGATGGGGATGACATTAAAGGCTATGACGTTTATGCGGCCAACAATGATGAAAAAATTGGTCACGTTGATGATGCCTTAGTGGATGAATCCGGTTATTTTCGGTATCTCGTCATTGATACCGGACTTTGGGTGTTTGGAAAACAGGTCTTGATTCCCATCGGACGTTGCCGAGTGGATAACGATCGCAACCGGATCTATGCGATGGGTCTAGAAACCAAAGAACAAGCCGAACAACTGCCGGAATACCATGAAGATACTGTAATCGATCGCCATTATGAGCAAAATGTGCGATCGGTTTATAGCGTTCCTAACGTAGAAAATTCCGCCGCAGTAGAAGACAGTCCTTCAGTAGAAGGGGCCGGTGTAGCGGCAACCGCCACGGGTCGCCAGGTCAAGTCCCCGACGCTTCCCCCGATTCCAAACCGGACGACGACGACCCAGGAAACCGATCGCGTCGTCGCTCATGATGACGACTCTTATAGTTACGATCGCGAACCTTCTCTCTACAATACAACCGATTTAGATCATAAAAAACTCAAGTTGTATGAAGAACGCCTCGTCGCGCACAAACACCGCGAAAAAACCGGGGAAGTTTTAGTCAGCAAACAAGTCGTGACTGAACGATCAAAGGCGGCAATTCCCGTTGAAAATGAAAAAGTTGTCGTTGAAGTTCGAGAAGCGGTAGGGACTGAACAAAATCTGGGGGCGGGTGAAGTGGCTTTTAATGACACGGAAATTGCTCGGGTCGAAGTCTAT includes:
- a CDS encoding alpha-mannosidase; this translates as MPDPNSEITRSIEKLQQLTRVNAIACWRYRLADLSVEEGTAADTWDQWQQAELNEKGHIPWNQGQQTIWLGLRYQVPDQLQGYPLAGLTLRLALTWWADEAQIFVNGELVQEGDLFDCVTRVMIIEAVEPGQGIDIALRLVSPGHDCGALVQSVWIYEKSYEESYESCIDPGFIADELAVIGKYWGISSDAETKLQQLQTQMEAIAWNSLPDDVPQFEQSLAELRTNLKQEFQQTSKLFLLGHAHLDLAWLWPIAETWDAAEFTFASVLDLMAGFPHLTFGHSTAALYAWIEDNCPDLFADIQEEVTAGRWEVLAGLWVEPELNIISGEAISRQLLYGQQYCLEKFGKLSPVAWLPDTFGFCGQLPQLLKQGGIEYFVTQKLRWNDTTEFPYPVFWWESPDGTRMFSLMSAPIGTGIEPVQMADYACDWEQKTGLKESLWIPGVGDHGGGPTRDMLEVGDRWRQSPFFPAMEFTTAEDYLRQLQQQGEFPVWTDELYLEFHRGCYTTHGDQKQWNRRCEGLLYEAELWAAVATRVTGTEYPKGQIEAAWKAVLLNQFHDILPGSSIPEVYLDANLGWQEAEEQGREVLERAFEAIASQVAGVPPASILSAQPIIVFNSLNWQRSQVVSLELPESAATGMEWQVYDSQGNRVRSQLTPTHLLCECQDIPSIGYRIFWLGQSELNPNSSSPEPDGEFILETDKLRVIIDPKTGNISSIYDKINNWEILKEPGNQLQAFEDKGQYWDAWNIDPNYSQHPLPPPTLKQIQWIERGELQQRVQVIRQLGQSDFIQEYILQADSPWVKIATTVNWQDRHVMVKAAFPLTVEADFATYETPCGAVSRTTRPQTPEEKAKWEVPALKWADLSGEPGGVSLLNDCKYGYDATPNQLRLTLLRGSTWPDPEADLGWHQFTYCIYPHGGNWQSAKTVRQGYELNLPLQVRPLESVSERGDSSGDLRGSFLQLSGESLVLMAFKQSEIDETKWIMRCYESEGKEAELVVQKEWKSLQGVDLLEQKLEEGKVWPKGEVVPISPWKVVTFQLED
- a CDS encoding DUF2382 domain-containing protein, producing the protein MTLYKIEDFYPNYRNDLFDGDDIKGYDVYAANNDEKIGHVDDALVDESGYFRYLVIDTGLWVFGKQVLIPIGRCRVDNDRNRIYAMGLETKEQAEQLPEYHEDTVIDRHYEQNVRSVYSVPNVENSAAVEDSPSVEGAGVAATATGRQVKSPTLPPIPNRTTTTQETDRVVAHDDDSYSYDREPSLYNTTDLDHKKLKLYEERLVAHKHREKTGEVLVSKQVVTERSKAAIPVENEKVVVEVREAVGTEQNLGAGEVAFNDTEIARVEVYNEKADIHKEAFVREEVEIHKEVERNTVQAEETLRHEELEVKREGNPTVDDNKTRR